In Sphingobacterium sp. PCS056, the following proteins share a genomic window:
- a CDS encoding Arc family DNA binding domain-containing protein, giving the protein MAEKKNFMLRIESDVYKALEKWSADEFRSVNGQIEYLLHKALKQEKRLEDKKKKTDVNKSIE; this is encoded by the coding sequence ATGGCGGAAAAAAAGAATTTCATGCTCCGGATAGAGAGTGATGTATATAAAGCATTGGAAAAATGGTCTGCCGACGAATTTAGGAGCGTGAATGGGCAAATTGAATATTTATTGCACAAGGCTTTGAAACAGGAGAAGCGCTTGGAGGATAAAAAAAAGAAGACCGATGTCAATAAGTCGATAGAATGA
- a CDS encoding SPFH domain-containing protein — translation MEKLIKPLSGYLALLMAIILFVLGIVCFFQANDSVWYVMVGILCILTALFLLKGLMIINPNHSRVLNFFGRYVGTVKENGLFFVNPLYSTLNVSLRSDNLQGQTLKVNDKMGNPIEIGAVIVWQVGDTYKATYDVTNYTSYVRTQSEAAVRHLAGSFPYDNLEIDPNNQATITLREGGDTVNHILEKELLDRLAPAGIIIKEARISHLAYASEIAGAMLQRQQATAIVAARAKIVEGAVGMVEMALQRLSEKDIVELDNDKKAAMVSNLMVVLCGEKAASPVLNTGTLYQ, via the coding sequence ATGGAAAAATTAATTAAACCCTTGTCTGGCTATTTAGCGCTATTAATGGCTATTATTCTTTTTGTATTGGGTATTGTCTGCTTCTTTCAAGCGAATGATTCTGTATGGTATGTAATGGTGGGGATTTTATGTATTTTAACTGCTTTATTCTTATTAAAGGGTTTAATGATTATTAATCCAAACCATTCCCGTGTTTTGAATTTTTTTGGACGTTACGTGGGTACAGTAAAAGAAAATGGATTATTTTTTGTCAATCCTTTATATTCGACCTTAAATGTTAGTTTACGATCGGATAACTTGCAAGGTCAGACGTTAAAGGTCAATGATAAGATGGGAAATCCTATTGAGATCGGTGCAGTTATTGTTTGGCAGGTAGGGGATACCTACAAAGCAACTTATGATGTCACGAATTACACTTCTTATGTCCGTACGCAAAGTGAGGCAGCGGTGAGGCATCTGGCAGGGAGTTTTCCGTATGATAATTTAGAAATCGATCCCAACAATCAAGCTACAATCACGTTGCGCGAGGGTGGTGATACCGTAAATCATATATTGGAAAAAGAGCTGTTAGACCGATTGGCTCCTGCTGGTATTATCATCAAAGAGGCGCGTATCAGTCATTTGGCTTATGCATCGGAGATTGCTGGGGCGATGTTACAGCGACAACAAGCTACGGCAATTGTTGCTGCACGTGCCAAAATTGTTGAAGGTGCAGTAGGAATGGTGGAGATGGCTTTACAAAGGTTGTCCGAAAAGGATATTGTAGAATTGGATAATGACAAAAAAGCAGCTATGGTGAGCAATCTTATGGTCGTACTGTGTGGTGAAAAGGCAGCCTCTCCAGTATTGAACACAGGGACTTTGTATCAATAG
- a CDS encoding DNA-deoxyinosine glycosylase has product MFKQSFLPIEHKEIQILILGSLPGDKSIHEQQYYAHPQNRFWKLMQHIFNKTASLSYPQKLDLLLENQIGLWDVCARAKRKGSMDLDIVEEIPNDLPHFISQHPRLKTIIFNGQKAHHVYEKHFTKSEHYQYYTLPSTSPANARYSLEKLLQEWSLLLKKD; this is encoded by the coding sequence ATGTTTAAACAATCTTTTTTACCCATTGAGCATAAAGAAATTCAGATCTTAATATTAGGTTCATTGCCTGGAGATAAATCGATTCATGAGCAACAATATTATGCCCATCCTCAAAATCGGTTTTGGAAATTAATGCAGCACATTTTCAACAAGACTGCTTCGCTTTCTTATCCTCAAAAGCTCGACTTGCTATTAGAAAATCAGATTGGACTGTGGGATGTATGTGCCCGAGCCAAAAGAAAGGGAAGTATGGATCTTGATATTGTAGAAGAGATACCGAATGATCTTCCGCATTTCATTTCACAGCACCCGCGATTAAAGACGATCATTTTCAATGGACAAAAAGCCCATCATGTATATGAAAAGCATTTTACAAAGAGCGAACACTATCAATATTATACACTACCTAGTACCAGTCCCGCAAATGCGCGATACTCTTTGGAAAAATTACTTCAGGAATGGTCACTTTTATTAAAAAAAGATTAA
- a CDS encoding AIR synthase related protein: MSDLKYNQRGVSAGKEDVHNAIKNIDKGLYPKAFCKIIPDILGGDEQWCNIMHADGAGTKSSLAYVYWKETGDLSVWRGIAQDAIIMNLDDLLCVGATDNILLSSTIGRNKNVIPGEVLAEIINGTEEILGELREMGIGIYSTGGETADVGDLVRTIIVDSTVTCRMKREDIISNHKIKAGNVIVGLSSSGTATYEKEYNGGMGSNGLTSARHDVFNKSIAEKYAESFDPAVPYELVFAGSQNLTDTITVETGEKITAGKLVLSPTRTYAPVIKQILDQYRSQIDGMVHCSGGAQTKVLHFVDEVHVIKDNLFPIPPLFELIQKESNTDWKEMYKVFNMGHRMELYVPEEIASAIISISESFGIPAQIIGRVEASATKQVTVKSPYGEFVYE, from the coding sequence ATGTCAGATTTAAAATATAACCAAAGAGGTGTATCCGCAGGTAAAGAGGATGTACACAATGCTATTAAGAACATCGATAAAGGATTGTATCCAAAAGCTTTTTGTAAAATCATCCCTGATATTCTAGGAGGTGATGAGCAGTGGTGTAATATTATGCACGCTGATGGCGCAGGCACAAAATCTTCATTGGCCTATGTTTACTGGAAAGAAACAGGTGATCTATCGGTATGGCGAGGAATAGCTCAAGATGCAATTATCATGAATTTAGATGATTTACTTTGTGTAGGTGCTACTGATAATATCCTACTATCATCAACCATTGGTCGTAATAAAAATGTCATTCCGGGAGAAGTACTTGCTGAAATTATCAATGGTACTGAAGAAATTCTAGGTGAATTGCGTGAAATGGGCATCGGAATCTATTCAACCGGTGGAGAAACTGCAGATGTAGGTGATCTGGTACGTACCATTATCGTAGATAGTACCGTGACATGCCGCATGAAACGTGAGGACATTATTTCAAATCATAAGATAAAAGCAGGTAATGTAATCGTTGGCTTGTCATCATCGGGTACGGCTACTTACGAAAAAGAATATAATGGTGGTATGGGTTCAAACGGATTGACCTCAGCGCGCCATGATGTTTTTAATAAAAGTATTGCAGAAAAATATGCCGAAAGCTTTGATCCCGCTGTTCCTTATGAACTAGTATTTGCAGGTAGTCAAAATTTAACTGACACCATCACTGTGGAGACAGGAGAAAAAATTACTGCAGGTAAATTGGTACTTTCACCAACTCGCACATACGCTCCAGTCATCAAACAGATTTTAGATCAGTATCGTTCACAGATTGATGGTATGGTACATTGTTCAGGTGGTGCACAAACAAAAGTTTTGCATTTTGTTGATGAAGTTCATGTCATCAAAGACAACTTATTCCCGATTCCTCCCCTGTTTGAACTAATTCAAAAAGAATCAAACACCGATTGGAAAGAAATGTATAAAGTATTCAATATGGGACATCGTATGGAACTATATGTACCTGAAGAAATCGCATCTGCAATTATTTCAATATCTGAATCTTTTGGTATTCCAGCTCAAATTATTGGTCGCGTAGAAGCATCTGCTACAAAACAGGTAACAGTAAAATCTCCTTACGGCGAATTTGTTTACGAATAA
- a CDS encoding ATP-dependent zinc protease, which translates to MKDKLIVGWKESLDLPELGIFNIEAKVDTGAGSSVLHCESYEVKIIDNHKWIICQIIVNFKTGELRIFKFPVYREKIVKSSFGQKEKRYYILTKARLYNQSFEIKLSFRNRSSMRYPMLLGKSFLSKKFIVDVSRSNLSQKAVG; encoded by the coding sequence ATGAAAGATAAACTAATTGTGGGATGGAAAGAATCATTAGATTTACCAGAACTTGGTATTTTTAACATTGAGGCTAAAGTGGATACTGGAGCAGGCTCCTCTGTTTTACATTGTGAATCATATGAGGTTAAAATAATTGATAATCATAAGTGGATTATTTGCCAAATAATCGTTAATTTTAAAACAGGAGAACTTCGCATATTTAAGTTTCCTGTTTATAGAGAAAAAATCGTCAAAAGTTCATTCGGTCAAAAAGAAAAACGTTATTATATTCTTACGAAAGCAAGATTGTACAATCAATCATTCGAAATCAAGTTATCTTTTAGAAACCGCTCGTCCATGCGATATCCCATGTTATTAGGAAAAAGTTTCCTGTCTAAAAAATTTATCGTGGACGTCTCAAGGTCTAACTTATCTCAAAAAGCCGTTGGGTAA
- the rimK gene encoding 30S ribosomal protein S6--L-glutamate ligase, with translation MKIAVLSTVKSLYSTRRLVEAAEKRGHECVVIDHSKCYVGIQQGKPSIHYKGQDISDIDAIIPRIGASVTFYGSAIVRQFEVMGVISANPSQAITRSRDKLRCMQILSGAGIGLPITGFARTTSDVDDLISMVGGAPLVIKLLEGTQGIGVVLAETKKAASSVIEAFYGLGNNILIQEYIKEAKGTDIRAFVVGGKVVGAMKRTAKEGEFRSNIHRGGTAEIIRLTKSERETAIAAAASMGLTVCGVDMMPSDRGPLVLEVNSSPGLEGIEKATKKDIAGEIIIYLEKQYELKKAAKPEIRKKKKKESNL, from the coding sequence GTGAAAATCGCTGTATTATCAACAGTTAAAAGCTTATACTCGACACGTCGATTAGTAGAAGCCGCAGAAAAACGTGGACATGAATGCGTTGTCATCGATCATAGCAAATGCTATGTAGGAATTCAACAAGGCAAACCCAGCATCCATTATAAAGGTCAAGATATTTCAGATATTGATGCGATCATCCCCCGTATTGGGGCTTCAGTAACTTTCTATGGTTCGGCCATTGTAAGACAATTTGAAGTTATGGGTGTTATATCTGCCAATCCAAGTCAAGCCATTACCCGCTCAAGAGACAAGCTTCGCTGTATGCAGATCCTCTCCGGAGCAGGAATAGGACTTCCCATTACTGGATTTGCTCGCACAACTTCCGATGTGGACGATCTTATCAGTATGGTTGGTGGTGCACCATTGGTGATCAAACTCTTAGAAGGAACACAGGGAATTGGAGTCGTATTAGCAGAGACTAAAAAAGCTGCATCCTCTGTTATCGAAGCTTTTTACGGCTTGGGAAATAATATATTAATCCAAGAGTATATCAAGGAAGCAAAGGGAACAGATATTCGTGCTTTTGTAGTCGGAGGAAAAGTAGTCGGTGCAATGAAAAGAACGGCCAAAGAAGGCGAATTCAGATCAAACATCCACCGCGGAGGAACCGCTGAAATTATCAGGCTGACGAAGAGCGAGCGGGAGACGGCTATTGCTGCTGCGGCCTCTATGGGTTTAACAGTATGTGGTGTTGATATGATGCCTTCAGACAGAGGCCCATTAGTGCTGGAAGTAAATTCATCTCCAGGATTAGAGGGCATAGAAAAAGCAACAAAAAAAGATATAGCAGGTGAAATAATCATATATCTTGAAAAGCAATATGAATTGAAAAAAGCGGCTAAGCCCGAAATTCGTAAAAAGAAAAAGAAAGAAAGTAATTTATAA
- a CDS encoding fumarylacetoacetate hydrolase family protein: MKLFRYGKLNEEKTGILINNIHYDTSDFGEDYDNNFLATGGIERLEAFISKNQANLKAIPPDSRIGTPMANPNKIVCVGLNYSDHAAETGLVQEQEPILFLKAISALNGPFDDIMIPKNSFHTDWETELAVVIGKKGTHVPVTESTDYIAGYVMMNDVTERHFMKHRGGTWDKGKGYNTFAPLGPYFVTKDEIKDDGNLRIWLKLNGTLMQEGNTKDFITPVKELISYISDFFGLFPGDIISTGSPSGTGIGHVPQRFLVEGDEIEYGIEGLGISKNKIINYQKD, from the coding sequence ATGAAGCTATTTCGATACGGAAAATTAAATGAAGAAAAAACAGGAATTTTAATCAACAATATCCACTATGATACCTCTGATTTTGGTGAAGATTATGACAATAATTTTCTTGCCACAGGAGGAATCGAACGATTAGAAGCGTTTATTTCAAAAAATCAAGCAAATCTTAAAGCAATACCACCCGATAGTCGCATCGGAACTCCAATGGCCAATCCAAATAAAATCGTATGTGTAGGTCTCAACTACTCTGATCATGCAGCAGAAACAGGACTGGTACAAGAGCAAGAGCCTATTTTATTTTTAAAAGCTATCTCGGCATTAAACGGGCCGTTTGATGACATTATGATCCCTAAAAATTCTTTCCATACCGACTGGGAAACTGAACTCGCTGTAGTAATTGGCAAAAAAGGAACCCATGTACCAGTAACAGAATCAACCGATTATATCGCTGGATATGTGATGATGAATGATGTAACCGAGCGTCATTTTATGAAACATCGAGGTGGCACTTGGGACAAAGGAAAAGGATACAATACCTTTGCACCTCTAGGGCCTTATTTTGTAACTAAAGATGAAATCAAAGATGATGGAAATTTACGCATTTGGTTAAAACTTAACGGTACACTCATGCAAGAAGGAAATACAAAAGATTTCATCACTCCTGTCAAAGAATTGATTTCCTATATATCCGACTTCTTTGGCTTATTTCCAGGAGATATTATTTCAACCGGTTCACCATCAGGCACAGGTATAGGTCATGTACCACAACGATTTTTAGTAGAAGGAGACGAAATCGAGTATGGAATAGAAGGATTAGGAATTTCAAAAAATAAAATAATCAACTATCAAAAAGACTGA
- a CDS encoding head GIN domain-containing protein, giving the protein MKKLGLGAILCFIAQLGIAQIKQNVGTFNSVDVTDKIQVELIQGTSNEVVTEGTNSENIQVINKNGALRIKMNTLNALQGNNINVKVYFQSLKSLSAKKGAKIINRQNSQISADQLSVSAAEGGLIVVYVETKKVDVKSTSGSTVSLMGKSITQDVISNFGGKYEGKDLITDVTNVTVNGGGNAVVYVKDSIIAKTRAGGIIDVYGKPPHTSEKKLAGGTINYK; this is encoded by the coding sequence ATGAAAAAATTAGGATTAGGTGCTATTTTATGTTTTATTGCCCAATTGGGTATTGCTCAGATAAAGCAAAATGTGGGAACGTTTAACTCCGTTGATGTTACGGATAAAATTCAGGTCGAATTAATACAGGGTACTTCCAATGAGGTCGTGACCGAAGGAACTAATTCTGAAAATATTCAAGTGATCAACAAGAACGGTGCATTGCGTATCAAGATGAATACGCTAAACGCATTACAGGGAAATAATATCAATGTCAAGGTCTATTTTCAATCGTTGAAAAGTTTATCTGCAAAAAAAGGCGCTAAGATTATCAATAGACAGAACAGTCAGATTTCTGCTGATCAATTAAGCGTATCTGCTGCCGAAGGAGGTCTGATCGTTGTCTATGTGGAGACTAAAAAGGTTGATGTCAAGTCAACTTCAGGTTCTACCGTATCTCTAATGGGAAAAAGTATCACACAGGATGTTATTTCTAATTTCGGAGGCAAGTATGAGGGAAAAGATTTAATTACTGATGTGACCAATGTGACTGTTAATGGGGGAGGAAACGCGGTGGTGTATGTTAAAGATTCGATAATCGCTAAAACTCGTGCTGGTGGTATCATCGATGTTTATGGTAAACCTCCACACACATCGGAAAAAAAATTAGCTGGTGGTACTATAAATTACAAATAG
- the fbaA gene encoding class II fructose-bisphosphate aldolase, with protein sequence MSLKDFKGVLTGDQVQELFELAKTHKFALPAVNVTGTNSINAVMETAKAVNSPVIIQLSNGGAQFYAGKTLNNDGLKACILGAVAAAQHVHLLAEHYGVAVILHTDHAAKKLLPWIDGLLDAGEKFFAQHGKPLFSSHMLDLSEEPIEENIEISAKYLARMKPLGMTVEIELGVTGGEEDGVDNSDVDSSKLYTQPEEVAYAYEELSKVSDKFTVAAAFGNVHGVYKPGNVKLQPVILHNSQEYIREKFNLTAEKPVNFVFHGGSGSSPEEIEEAISYGAIKMNIDTDMQWAMWDGVREYEAKNHDYLQGQIGNPEGADSPNKKYYDPRVWLRKGEEAFVTRLKQAFQELNAIDINNKL encoded by the coding sequence ATGAGCCTAAAAGATTTTAAAGGTGTATTGACGGGAGATCAAGTACAAGAATTGTTCGAATTAGCAAAAACGCATAAATTCGCATTACCTGCAGTTAATGTAACAGGCACTAACTCGATCAATGCTGTAATGGAAACTGCTAAGGCGGTTAACTCACCTGTAATTATTCAGTTGTCGAATGGTGGAGCACAATTTTACGCTGGTAAAACATTAAATAATGATGGTTTAAAAGCATGTATTCTAGGTGCTGTAGCTGCTGCGCAACACGTTCATCTATTGGCAGAGCACTATGGTGTTGCAGTAATTTTGCATACTGACCACGCTGCTAAAAAATTATTACCTTGGATCGACGGTCTATTAGATGCTGGAGAGAAATTTTTTGCGCAACATGGCAAACCATTATTCTCTTCCCATATGTTAGATTTATCTGAAGAGCCTATCGAAGAAAACATCGAAATCTCTGCAAAATACTTAGCACGCATGAAACCACTTGGTATGACTGTAGAAATTGAACTGGGCGTTACAGGTGGTGAAGAAGATGGTGTTGACAACTCAGATGTTGATAGCTCAAAATTATATACGCAACCTGAAGAGGTGGCTTATGCTTACGAAGAATTATCTAAAGTTTCTGATAAATTTACTGTAGCAGCTGCCTTTGGCAATGTACACGGTGTGTATAAACCAGGAAATGTAAAATTACAACCTGTTATTTTACATAATTCACAAGAATATATTCGTGAGAAATTCAATTTAACAGCTGAAAAACCTGTTAATTTTGTTTTCCATGGTGGATCGGGCTCTTCTCCTGAAGAGATTGAAGAAGCAATTTCTTACGGTGCTATCAAAATGAATATCGATACAGATATGCAATGGGCTATGTGGGATGGTGTTCGTGAATACGAAGCTAAAAACCATGATTACTTGCAAGGTCAAATCGGCAATCCTGAAGGTGCTGATTCACCCAATAAGAAATACTATGATCCTCGCGTATGGTTACGTAAAGGTGAAGAGGCTTTCGTAACTCGTTTGAAACAAGCTTTTCAAGAGTTAAATGCGATCGATATCAATAACAAATTGTAA
- a CDS encoding ArsC family reductase yields the protein MLHVYGIKNCSTVKKALNWLEENKLNYTFHDYKKEGISEEKLREWEKEISWEILVNKKGTTWRKLTTEDQAAVTDAKSANQILVKNTSMIKRPLIEGGKQLVVGFDEKEYSSFLK from the coding sequence ATGTTACACGTATACGGCATCAAGAACTGCAGCACAGTAAAGAAAGCACTTAATTGGTTAGAAGAAAACAAACTTAATTACACTTTTCACGATTATAAAAAGGAAGGAATTTCGGAAGAGAAATTAAGGGAATGGGAGAAGGAAATCAGTTGGGAAATCTTAGTCAATAAAAAAGGAACAACTTGGAGAAAATTAACTACTGAGGATCAAGCAGCTGTTACAGATGCGAAATCAGCAAATCAGATATTAGTAAAAAATACAAGTATGATCAAACGTCCATTAATAGAAGGTGGTAAACAACTTGTCGTTGGATTCGATGAAAAGGAGTACAGTTCCTTTCTAAAATAA
- a CDS encoding M1 family metallopeptidase gives MKRLSLLSISILSLSLTSLSVAQQKNNYNYTETFAPLFFKNNGDEFRSASGKPGPAYWQNNADYKISATLDDQKNTIAGKVEINYTNNSPDQLDYVWLQLDQNMFSKEGRGTAITPLTKSRYGDANTNFDGGYTVASVTDQAGNPVDYIITDTRMQIRLPKAIAAKGGKAGFKIQYSYTIPEYGADRTGILKTAKGNIFAIAQWFPRLCVYDNIRGWNTLPYTGPGEFYREFGNYQVEITAPANHIVVLGGELLNPQEVFTSEQLKRYENAKNSDQTIVIRSAQEVAQANSRPNKKSLTWKYSLYNAQDIAWASSTSFILDAVKINLASGKKSLAISAYPEESNGNNAWERSSEYTKAAIEHYSNKWFEYPYPVAVNVASNVGGMEYPALSFCGNRAKAGSLWGVTNHEFGHNWFPMIVSSNEREFGWMDEGFNSFINEIATESFNNGEYFKQVGDPNSQAVRFTDPRLEAIMNTPQSMDERNIGILLYYKPAYGLKLLRNEIIGKERFDFAFKKYISDWAYKHPTPEDFFRSIENGTGENLNWFWRGWFLNNWRVDQAITQVSYIKNDPKLGAVITIQNLEKLPMPVVVEATTASGKKIRKKLPVEIWERNKSFDFKLDSREPLTSVQLDPDHVFPDHVPENNIWTAK, from the coding sequence ATGAAAAGATTATCCCTATTGTCCATAAGTATTCTGTCCTTATCCTTAACAAGTCTAAGTGTTGCTCAGCAAAAGAATAATTACAATTATACGGAAACATTTGCCCCATTATTTTTCAAGAATAATGGTGATGAATTTCGCTCTGCAAGTGGAAAACCAGGTCCGGCCTATTGGCAGAATAATGCCGACTATAAAATCTCGGCAACATTAGATGATCAAAAAAATACAATTGCAGGAAAAGTCGAAATAAACTACACCAACAATAGTCCCGATCAATTAGACTATGTCTGGCTGCAATTGGACCAAAATATGTTCTCCAAAGAAGGTCGAGGGACTGCTATTACACCATTGACAAAAAGCAGGTACGGCGATGCCAACACCAACTTTGATGGAGGATATACTGTAGCATCAGTTACTGATCAAGCAGGTAATCCCGTGGATTATATCATTACAGATACCCGCATGCAAATTCGACTTCCAAAAGCAATAGCTGCTAAAGGCGGAAAAGCAGGTTTTAAAATACAGTACTCCTACACCATTCCAGAATATGGTGCCGATCGTACGGGGATATTAAAAACAGCAAAAGGCAATATTTTTGCTATTGCACAATGGTTTCCACGATTGTGTGTATATGACAATATCAGAGGTTGGAATACCCTACCGTATACCGGACCAGGAGAATTTTATCGCGAATTTGGTAATTACCAAGTCGAAATCACAGCGCCAGCAAATCACATCGTTGTACTCGGAGGCGAATTACTCAATCCTCAAGAAGTATTTACGTCAGAACAGTTAAAACGATACGAAAACGCGAAAAATAGTGACCAAACAATCGTGATCCGTTCTGCACAAGAAGTCGCTCAAGCAAACTCAAGACCAAACAAAAAAAGTTTAACGTGGAAGTACAGTCTATATAATGCCCAAGATATTGCATGGGCATCTTCTACATCATTTATACTAGATGCTGTAAAAATTAATTTAGCTAGTGGAAAAAAATCACTTGCTATATCCGCATATCCAGAAGAAAGTAACGGCAACAATGCCTGGGAAAGATCGTCCGAATATACAAAAGCAGCAATTGAACATTATTCCAATAAATGGTTTGAATACCCCTACCCTGTAGCGGTCAATGTAGCATCAAACGTCGGAGGAATGGAATATCCAGCGTTATCCTTTTGTGGTAATAGAGCCAAAGCAGGATCTCTATGGGGCGTCACAAATCATGAATTTGGGCATAATTGGTTCCCGATGATTGTGTCCAGCAATGAAAGAGAGTTTGGATGGATGGATGAAGGCTTCAATTCATTCATAAATGAAATCGCAACAGAAAGTTTTAATAATGGCGAATATTTCAAACAAGTGGGTGATCCAAACAGCCAAGCAGTTCGATTTACCGATCCGCGATTGGAAGCGATTATGAATACACCACAAAGCATGGACGAACGTAATATTGGTATTTTACTTTATTACAAACCAGCTTATGGATTAAAATTACTGCGCAACGAGATCATCGGCAAAGAGCGTTTTGATTTTGCTTTTAAAAAATACATTTCAGATTGGGCATATAAACATCCAACTCCAGAAGATTTTTTCCGCTCCATAGAAAATGGTACAGGTGAAAATTTAAACTGGTTTTGGCGCGGATGGTTTCTAAACAATTGGCGTGTCGATCAAGCCATTACCCAGGTATCGTATATTAAAAATGACCCTAAGCTAGGTGCTGTCATCACTATTCAAAATCTAGAAAAACTACCAATGCCTGTCGTAGTAGAAGCGACAACAGCATCTGGGAAGAAAATCCGCAAAAAATTACCTGTAGAAATTTGGGAAAGAAATAAATCTTTCGATTTCAAGCTTGATTCGCGAGAGCCTTTAACATCTGTCCAACTGGATCCAGATCATGTTTTTCCAGATCATGTTCCCGAAAACAATATCTGGACAGCTAAATAA
- a CDS encoding amino acid permease → MLFKKSISKLIAEAELNGQGTLKRTLSSSGLIALGVGAIIGAGLFSLTGIAAADHAGPAVVLSFIIAAVGCGFAGLCYAEFASMIPVAGSAYTYSYATMGEFMAWIIGWDLVLEYALAAATVSVSWSQYFNQLLLTLGVEIPTQFLHGPWEGGIVNVPAIIIVCLLSLLLMRGTEESSFVNNILVVLKVAVVLIFIVLGWGFIDPANHTPFIPVNHGEELVKSGQLGFWSFLGSDDFGHFGFSGILRAAGVVFFAFIGFDAVSTAAQEAKNPKKGMPIGIIGSLIICTLLYVLFSYVLTGLAPYTEFKGDAKPVATAFAKTGYTFLNTALIVTIIAGYTSVILVMLLGQSRVFYSMSKDGLLPKIFSDLSKRQTPWKTNLIFMVFVSIFAGFVPVSDLGHMVSIGTLFAFTLVCIGILVLRKTEPNLERPFKTPFVPLIPVLGILVCVLMMASLPIESWERLGIWMLIGVIIYFVYSKKHSKIRKEYAEEHKLKD, encoded by the coding sequence ATGCTTTTTAAAAAATCGATTAGCAAGTTAATTGCAGAAGCAGAACTTAACGGTCAGGGAACATTAAAACGTACACTCTCCAGTTCTGGTCTTATTGCTTTGGGTGTAGGTGCAATCATTGGTGCCGGATTATTCTCACTGACAGGTATAGCAGCGGCAGATCATGCTGGTCCTGCTGTCGTGCTTTCCTTTATTATCGCAGCTGTGGGCTGTGGTTTTGCAGGATTATGCTACGCCGAATTTGCCTCTATGATCCCGGTTGCAGGATCGGCATATACCTATTCATATGCAACAATGGGCGAATTTATGGCTTGGATCATCGGATGGGATCTTGTACTGGAATATGCACTTGCCGCAGCGACAGTCTCAGTAAGCTGGTCGCAGTACTTCAATCAGCTCTTACTCACATTAGGGGTTGAAATTCCAACACAATTTTTACATGGACCTTGGGAAGGTGGTATTGTGAATGTTCCTGCTATCATTATTGTTTGTTTGCTGTCGTTACTGCTCATGCGCGGTACAGAAGAATCTTCATTTGTAAACAATATTTTAGTTGTATTAAAAGTAGCTGTAGTTTTAATTTTCATCGTATTAGGGTGGGGATTCATAGACCCAGCAAATCACACGCCATTCATTCCTGTCAACCATGGTGAAGAACTGGTAAAAAGTGGTCAATTGGGCTTTTGGAGTTTTCTCGGAAGCGATGACTTTGGGCATTTTGGTTTCAGTGGAATTCTAAGAGCGGCAGGCGTTGTCTTTTTTGCTTTTATTGGTTTTGATGCCGTAAGTACTGCTGCACAAGAAGCAAAAAACCCTAAAAAAGGCATGCCGATAGGCATCATCGGATCATTAATTATCTGTACTTTACTTTATGTATTATTTTCTTATGTATTGACAGGTTTAGCACCTTATACGGAATTTAAAGGTGATGCAAAACCAGTTGCTACAGCTTTTGCTAAAACAGGATATACCTTTCTAAACACAGCACTGATCGTAACGATTATTGCAGGTTACACTTCAGTAATCTTAGTTATGTTGCTAGGACAAAGCCGTGTATTTTACTCCATGAGTAAAGATGGTTTATTACCTAAAATATTTTCAGATCTTTCCAAAAGACAAACCCCATGGAAAACAAACTTAATTTTCATGGTTTTCGTCAGTATATTTGCAGGATTTGTTCCAGTATCCGATCTAGGTCATATGGTTAGTATAGGTACTTTATTTGCCTTTACTTTAGTTTGTATAGGAATCTTAGTATTGCGTAAGACAGAACCTAATTTGGAAAGACCATTTAAAACTCCATTTGTACCACTTATTCCAGTATTGGGAATATTGGTCTGTGTGCTGATGATGGCTTCTTTACCGATTGAGTCTTGGGAACGCTTAGGTATTTGGATGCTAATTGGTGTCATTATCTATTTTGTATATAGCAAGAAACATTCGAAAATCCGAAAAGAGTATGCCGAAGAACATAAATTAAAAGACTAA